The Cetobacterium ceti DNA segment ATTTTGTCCATATCCTTTTCTATATCTTTTATTTCTCTTTCTATTTGAGAAATCTGTTTTGTAATTACTATTTTTTCCACGTCTATTTTTTTTATTCTGGTATTTTTTATTTTAATTTGGTTATCTATATTTTTTATTTTATTTTTTAAATTACTTACACTATCTCCCTTAGAGATTAAGGAAATACCTATTAAAAAACTACTTACAATTAAAAATCTTCTCATTTTTCTCTCCTATTTAATACCATGGGAGTAAACCATATAAAAAGATTATAACCGATCAATATTAAAAATGTTGTTGAAAGTAATTCATTTCCTGTTAATAAATATAATCTAGGAACATAGTTTAATATTATCTCTCTTAAAAAACTATATAAATTTAAAAATACCAATGTTCCTACTAAACTTGCCCCTGTAAATGGTAATACATTTACATTTTGAGCTCTTATATGATTTCTATTGCTATTTGGATTCAATAGAGTTAATCTATAAAATTCTCCATCTACAAAACCTTTAAAAGCAAAATAGATCATAATTCCTATTGCCCCTGTAATACCTAAAACTATATAGTTTATTGCTTTTAGAACTTCTATTCTGCTTTCAACCATAGTTATAAAGTCGCTATCTACAAAAATTTCCTTAATAGAATCCTCTGGTTCTAAGAAATTCTGAATTTTATCAATATCATTTGTATTATTAAAATAAATAATTAAAGAATTAGGAAGAGCATTATCACTTTTAGGAATTACTATTCCTAGCTCCCTTTGTAAGTTTCTAAAGGATTCATCCTTAGTCATATAACGAACTCCTCGAACTTCATTTTCCTTTAATAATTTATTTTCTAAAATATTGGCTCTCTCTTCATTTACATTACCTTTTAACTCCACAGTTAAAAAATAGCTTTCTTTTAGTTTATTCTCCCAATGATTAATGTTTAACATAAGAGACATAAAAAAGCTAAAAAGAAAAAAGGAGATAGCCAATACAATAAAAGATCTTTTTCTATTGTTCATAGTTCTCCCTCTTAAAAAAATATTCAAATAAAAATATAGAGGCGAAAATTAATTCCCGCCCCTATAATCAGATTAGTTAAAAATTAAAGATTTTCTTTTACTACAGAAATTATTTTTTCAGCAGTTAATTCATATTTCTCTAAAAGCTCTAAAGCTTTTCCACTTTGTCCAAACTTATCGTAAATTCCTATTTTTTTAACTAAAGTTGGGTGAGTTTCTGATAAGAATTCAGATATTGCTGCTCCTAAACCACCAATTACTGAATGCTCTTCAGCTGTTACTATAAATTTAGTTTCCTGAGCTGCTTTTAAGATAGTTTCTCCATCTAATGGCTTTATAGTTCCAACATTTAAAACTCTAGCTGATATCCCCTCTTCAGCTAATTTTTCTGCTGCTTCTAAAGCCTTTGCTGTCATAAGTCCAGTTGCTGCTATTGTAACATCTGTTCCCTC contains these protein-coding regions:
- a CDS encoding cell division protein FtsX, translated to MNNRKRSFIVLAISFFLFSFFMSLMLNINHWENKLKESYFLTVELKGNVNEERANILENKLLKENEVRGVRYMTKDESFRNLQRELGIVIPKSDNALPNSLIIYFNNTNDIDKIQNFLEPEDSIKEIFVDSDFITMVESRIEVLKAINYIVLGITGAIGIMIYFAFKGFVDGEFYRLTLLNPNSNRNHIRAQNVNVLPFTGASLVGTLVFLNLYSFLREIILNYVPRLYLLTGNELLSTTFLILIGYNLFIWFTPMVLNRREK